TAAATCCTATGTaatgtaaatacagtatctatGTATTTATCAAAATGTTGATCTGAAAACATACCATGTCTGACAGTTCTCCTTGGAAGGTATAACCTCTCCATCGTTGTAATGAGTTCCATCTCCATCGTAGCAACCACAGTCCTTCTTACTGACACACTTCATGGTACTTTCTTCCAAATAAGGCTGGGCCGAAGGACATTTTGGATAGCAACCTTTAAGATAAAAACAGTCAATTTATTCCAGGACACCTGCACAGATTAGATCATCCTCATGGTATCTAGTTCTAACACCAAAGCTGTAATGGATATGATATTTAAATATTGTATTTAGTTTTCAGTATAGATGAACAAGGGAGGGAGGAGTCATTCCATATTTtatactgtacatttgtttaacaACTTGGAATGTAAATTGTCCAAATCAAACGGCCAAGCTGTTATGAAGGGCTCTTAGTTACCTTCCAGTGCAGGGATCTGACTGGAGCATGTTCCTGAGGGATTCTTGCAGGTCTTCATACAGGGGTATCCACACGGATTATAATGCCACTCACACTCACCAATAGGGTTGTAGAAATCACAGAACAGAGCTGGTGAAATTAAAACATGTCACATTTTAACTGAACCAGGGTTCTAAAAGATTGATTGAACAGTTACACATTGAAATCATAAATTGGTATTT
This portion of the Oncorhynchus keta strain PuntledgeMale-10-30-2019 unplaced genomic scaffold, Oket_V2 Un_contig_10944_pilon_pilon, whole genome shotgun sequence genome encodes:
- the LOC118383075 gene encoding mucin-5B-like, producing the protein KVDPTPFHDACVRDSCACDTGGDCECFCTAVAAYAQACNEAGACIKWRTPDICPLFCDFYNPIGECEWHYNPCGYPCMKTCKNPSGTCSSQIPALEGCYPKCPSAQPYLEESTMKCVSKKDCGCYDGDGTHYNDGEVIPSKENCQTWYVFRSTF